One segment of Cryptomeria japonica unplaced genomic scaffold, Sugi_1.0 HiC_scaffold_370, whole genome shotgun sequence DNA contains the following:
- the LOC131871103 gene encoding xyloglucan endotransglucosylase protein 1-like, which produces MDLILCALLLSLALAFSHLVSANFYNDFDITWGNDQAKILDNGQRLQLTLDQSSGSGFQSKNEYLFGKIDMQIKLVPGNSAGTVTAYYLSSQGDKHNEIDFEFLGNLSGDPYIMHTNVFSQGKGGREQQFYLWFDPTADFHTYSLLWNPQQIMFSVDGTPVRVFKNSEDLGVAYPKNQAMRIYSSLWNADNWATRGGAVKIDWSKSPFVASYGNFKAETCSASSDCSVNSWYGAEALESSEQQKLEWVRENYMIYNYCSDSKRFPQGFPAECTR; this is translated from the exons ATGGACCTCATTCTATGTGCTCTCCTCTTAAGCCTTGCACTTGCATTCTCCCACCTTGTCTCTGCAAATTTTTACAATGACTTCGATATCACATGGGGAAATGATCAGGCTAAGATACTTGACAATGGCCAACGCTTGCAGCTTACTCTCGATCAGTCCTCAG GTTCAGGGTTCCAATCCAAGAATGAATATCTATTTGGCAAGATTGATATGCAAATCAAGCTGGTGCCTGGTAACTCCGCCGGTACTGTTACTGCATACTAT CTCTCGTCACAAGGGGATAAACACAATGAAATAGACTTCGAGTTCCTGGGAAATCTGTCTGGAGATCCCTATATTATGCACACCAATGTTTTCTCACAAGGAAAAGGCGGTCGGGAGCAGCAATTCTACCTTTGGTTCGACCCAACAGCAGACTTCCACACTTACTCCCTGCTCTGGAATCCCCAACAAATTAT GTTTTCTGTGGATGGAACTCCAGTGAGAGTGTTCAAGAACAGCGAAGATTTGGGCGTTGCATATCCGAAGAATCAAGCGATGAGAATATACTCAAGCCTGTGGAACGCAGACAATTGGGCAACCAGAGGCGGTGCAGTGAAGATCGACTGGAGCAAATCTCCATTTGTGGCATCTTATGGAAATTTCAAAGCAGAGACATGCTCTGCCTCCTCTGATTGCTCTGTGAATTCATGGTATGGTGCAGAGGCGTTGGAGTCGAGTGAGCAGCAGAAACTTGAATGGGTGCGCGAAAACTACATGATTTACAATTACTGTTCGGACAGTAAAAGGTTTCCACAGGGCTTCCCTGCTGAATGCACTCGCTAG